The following proteins are encoded in a genomic region of Methanoculleus bourgensis MS2:
- a CDS encoding ornithine cyclodeaminase, whose amino-acid sequence MESCREIELEGHIIDSGIMTLVFDKIMDMGGEFEILTFNVGKLKTDTSYARLRVSAPDDQQLDAILSELHRLGARTPEISDVTLVPAEGDRILPKGFYSTTNHPTFVKYLDEWLPVEQIEMDCHIVVDEENTRAVCKPISKIKAGDAVVVSEAGVRVIYPERPRKVSTFEFMHGTVSSERPSEAIIARIAREILKLKQEGEKIALVGGPAIVHTGAAGALAKMIREGYIDVLFAGNALATHDIESNLFGTSLGMDVRTGTLVTGGHKHHIYAISEIMRAGSIRNAVEQGVVTGGIMYECVKKGIPFVLAGSIRDDGPLPDTITDVVEAQDAMRRHIQDLGMVVMVGTLLHSIAVGNCLPSYVKTVCVDINPASVTKLMDRGTTQAIGVVSDAGTFLPLLAKQLEEQKKKTC is encoded by the coding sequence ATGGAGTCCTGCCGGGAGATCGAACTAGAGGGGCATATCATCGATTCAGGCATTATGACCCTGGTGTTCGACAAGATCATGGATATGGGAGGAGAATTCGAGATCCTCACGTTCAATGTCGGGAAGCTGAAGACTGATACGAGTTACGCACGCCTGCGCGTCTCTGCGCCTGACGACCAGCAACTCGATGCTATCCTCTCCGAACTGCACCGGCTCGGAGCGCGCACCCCCGAGATCAGCGACGTCACCCTTGTACCGGCAGAGGGCGACCGGATCCTTCCAAAGGGGTTCTACTCGACCACCAACCACCCGACCTTCGTGAAATACCTGGACGAGTGGCTGCCTGTCGAGCAGATCGAGATGGACTGCCACATCGTGGTCGATGAAGAGAATACGCGGGCGGTCTGCAAACCGATCTCAAAGATCAAGGCCGGCGACGCCGTTGTCGTAAGCGAGGCCGGGGTGCGTGTGATCTACCCGGAGCGGCCGAGGAAGGTCAGCACGTTTGAGTTCATGCACGGGACCGTCTCATCTGAGCGGCCGAGCGAGGCGATCATCGCAAGGATCGCCCGCGAGATCCTGAAGCTGAAGCAGGAGGGGGAGAAGATTGCGCTCGTCGGCGGCCCGGCAATCGTCCACACCGGGGCGGCAGGAGCCCTTGCAAAGATGATACGTGAAGGCTACATCGACGTGCTCTTTGCGGGGAACGCGCTTGCCACTCATGATATCGAGTCCAACCTCTTTGGCACGTCTCTTGGGATGGACGTCAGGACGGGCACGCTTGTCACCGGCGGGCATAAGCACCATATCTATGCCATCAGCGAGATCATGCGGGCCGGATCCATCAGGAATGCGGTCGAGCAGGGGGTTGTCACCGGCGGGATCATGTACGAGTGCGTGAAAAAGGGTATCCCGTTTGTGCTTGCCGGTTCCATCCGGGACGACGGACCGCTCCCCGACACGATCACGGATGTCGTAGAGGCGCAGGACGCCATGCGCCGCCATATCCAGGACCTCGGGATGGTGGTGATGGTCGGGACGCTCCTCCACTCCATCGCCGTCGGAAACTGTCTCCCCTCATACGTCAAGACCGTCTGCGTCGATATTAACCCCGCATCGGTGACGAAACTGATGGACCGGGGCACGACACAGGCGATCGGCGTCGTGAGTGATGCAGGGACGTTCCTCCCGCTGCTCGCAAAGCAGCTGGAGGAGCAGAAGAAAAAGACCTGCTAG
- a CDS encoding archaeosine biosynthesis radical SAM protein RaSEA: MLSKSVEKPLASWRGKDRIDGQVLDTLTVIFRSGGCSWNRCRMCGYRHERYPDMPRDDLTDRLVRQVRWVKENFRDEDYQVLKVFTSGSFFDPDEVPAAARRAVAEAFRGKMVIAETRPEYVDPDALREFGEEIDTGAWATPLSVAMGLETTNDFIREKCIDKGFSYADFLRAAEVAHAAGAGVKAYLLMKPPFLTEREARDDMVRSIKDVSSVADSISMNLCTVQGRTEVERLWRQHAYRPPYLWTVLDVLISSPVHVLCDPVGGGQVRGPHNCGNCDRSIVKGIGDYSLTGDTGLLRALAETDCACKEEWEFIIDQEEPFCMPLTR, encoded by the coding sequence ATGCTATCCAAATCAGTTGAGAAGCCGCTGGCGTCCTGGCGGGGGAAGGACCGCATTGACGGGCAGGTTCTCGATACGCTGACGGTTATCTTCAGGAGCGGCGGGTGTTCATGGAACCGGTGCCGTATGTGCGGTTACCGGCACGAGCGCTACCCCGACATGCCGCGGGATGACCTCACCGACCGGCTGGTCCGCCAGGTCCGCTGGGTGAAAGAGAACTTCCGCGACGAGGATTACCAGGTGCTCAAGGTCTTCACGTCAGGGAGTTTCTTCGACCCCGACGAGGTCCCCGCCGCTGCCCGGCGCGCCGTCGCGGAGGCGTTCCGGGGCAAGATGGTGATCGCCGAGACAAGGCCGGAGTACGTCGATCCCGATGCGCTCCGGGAGTTTGGTGAGGAGATCGACACCGGCGCCTGGGCTACACCGCTCTCTGTCGCTATGGGCCTTGAGACCACGAACGATTTCATCAGGGAGAAATGCATCGACAAAGGGTTCTCGTATGCCGACTTTCTCCGCGCCGCGGAGGTTGCACACGCCGCCGGCGCGGGCGTGAAGGCCTACCTCCTGATGAAACCGCCGTTCCTGACCGAACGCGAGGCGCGCGACGACATGGTGCGTTCCATCAAGGACGTCTCCTCTGTCGCCGACAGCATCTCCATGAACCTCTGTACCGTCCAGGGCAGGACCGAAGTCGAGCGCCTCTGGAGGCAGCACGCGTACCGCCCGCCGTACCTCTGGACGGTCCTTGACGTGTTGATCAGTTCGCCGGTGCATGTCCTCTGCGACCCCGTCGGCGGCGGGCAGGTCCGGGGGCCGCACAACTGCGGTAACTGCGATCGCTCGATCGTGAAGGGGATCGGCGACTACTCGCTGACCGGAGATACCGGACTCTTACGTGCGCTTGCAGAGACAGATTGCGCGTGCAAAGAAGAGTGGGAGTTTATAATCGACCAGGAAGAACCGTTCTGTATGCCGCTTACGCGCTAG
- a CDS encoding pyridoxamine 5'-phosphate oxidase family protein encodes MVALTEEMKAAFRTMKVFPVATASKDGWPNVVPIGFVELVDDETIWIADNFMKKTLANVRENPKVSIYIWGAETKGCFQVKGNVEVRTSGPEFEKMQFTVRSKMAKAPAKSLLIMKIQEIYECAPGPRAGEKIV; translated from the coding sequence ATGGTTGCACTGACTGAAGAGATGAAGGCGGCGTTCCGGACGATGAAGGTCTTCCCGGTCGCTACAGCCTCAAAGGACGGATGGCCGAACGTGGTGCCGATCGGGTTCGTTGAGCTCGTCGATGACGAGACGATCTGGATTGCAGACAACTTCATGAAGAAGACGCTCGCAAACGTCCGGGAAAACCCGAAGGTATCCATCTACATCTGGGGAGCCGAGACGAAGGGCTGCTTCCAGGTCAAGGGCAACGTCGAGGTCAGGACCAGCGGTCCCGAGTTTGAGAAGATGCAGTTTACCGTCCGGTCGAAGATGGCGAAGGCACCGGCAAAGAGTCTCCTCATCATGAAGATTCAGGAGATCTACGAGTGCGCTCCCGGCCCGAGGGCGGGAGAGAAGATAGTCTGA
- a CDS encoding winged helix-turn-helix domain-containing protein — protein MEDTTETSEITALRHEIAELRDDVRRYAVPAGRQVDRLFSEFRRQCAETVVRGHIENASDLIGREASGCPLEGRCRAAFAALFESSLEHLETGEIPVGVAGAVRKQLADLQRNAPTDRCVPCFEEAERQLERQLRMLEAIHVLRDEQGEESVIEDLSPEDVASRVCYPLSSPHRVRILKVLYQEDKSFSDLATITDLRGGNLLFHLEKLLAAGLIRQRKDRGEYSISLSGYESLVALSALCRKIRGDTGPLVREGLP, from the coding sequence ATGGAAGATACGACCGAGACCTCAGAGATCACCGCGCTCAGGCATGAGATTGCCGAACTCCGGGATGACGTCCGGCGGTATGCCGTTCCGGCCGGCAGGCAGGTGGACCGGCTCTTCTCTGAGTTCCGGCGGCAGTGTGCCGAAACTGTTGTGCGCGGGCATATCGAGAACGCAAGCGACCTTATCGGCCGTGAGGCTTCAGGCTGTCCTCTTGAGGGACGATGCAGGGCCGCGTTTGCCGCCCTCTTCGAGAGCTCGCTTGAGCACCTGGAGACCGGGGAGATACCGGTCGGAGTTGCCGGCGCTGTCAGGAAACAACTTGCGGACCTGCAGCGGAACGCCCCGACCGATCGCTGTGTCCCCTGTTTTGAGGAGGCAGAGAGACAGCTTGAGCGCCAGCTCCGGATGCTTGAGGCGATCCATGTTCTCCGGGACGAGCAGGGAGAGGAGTCTGTCATCGAGGATCTCTCGCCGGAAGATGTCGCAAGCAGGGTCTGCTATCCACTGAGCAGCCCTCATCGGGTCCGTATCCTCAAAGTGCTCTACCAGGAAGATAAATCGTTCTCCGACCTTGCAACGATCACCGATCTCCGCGGGGGAAACCTTCTCTTCCACCTGGAGAAACTCCTGGCGGCCGGTCTGATCCGCCAGCGCAAAGACCGCGGCGAATACTCCATCAGTCTGAGCGGCTACGAGTCGCTTGTGGCACTCTCGGCACTCTGCCG